The Flaviramulus sp. BrNp1-15 genome has a window encoding:
- the rsmD gene encoding 16S rRNA (guanine(966)-N(2))-methyltransferase RsmD, protein MRIISGIYKSRKIIAPKNLPVRPTTDMAKESLFNIINNLYYFDEVSVLDLFAGTGNISYEFASRGTEQITSVDQDFGCIKFINQTAEAFDMPIQTIKSDVFKFLEKSALQANIIFADPPYNFSDDQFAKIPELVFKNNILLEDGILIVEHSKHTDLSNLENFSYSKSYGGNMFSFFEAT, encoded by the coding sequence ATGCGCATAATATCAGGAATATATAAAAGCAGAAAAATTATAGCGCCAAAAAACTTACCTGTGCGCCCTACCACAGATATGGCAAAAGAATCGTTGTTTAATATTATTAACAACCTTTACTATTTTGATGAAGTTTCTGTATTAGATTTATTTGCCGGTACAGGAAACATAAGTTATGAATTTGCCTCAAGAGGTACAGAGCAAATTACATCTGTTGACCAGGACTTTGGTTGTATTAAATTTATAAACCAAACAGCTGAGGCATTTGATATGCCTATTCAAACTATAAAGAGTGATGTGTTTAAGTTTTTAGAAAAATCCGCCCTACAAGCTAATATCATTTTTGCAGATCCACCTTATAATTTTTCTGATGATCAATTTGCAAAAATTCCAGAATTAGTTTTTAAAAACAATATTTTATTAGAAGATGGTATTCTAATAGTAGAACACTCAAAACACACAGATTTATCTAATCTAGAAAATTTTAGTTATTCAAAAAGTTATGGTGGGAACATGTTCAGTTTTTTTGAAGCCACCTAA
- a CDS encoding DUF3822 family protein, with protein MAITNKNSNKLTNLELSIQISLSGLSFCTLNRNSNTITFLKEIDFDKRLNPLEVLDVLKEQFSTEDELNNNFEKVCIIHDNDLSALVPSPLFNEDNLADYLKFNSKILKSDFITYDSIPINDSVNVYVPYININNFIYDKFGAFTFKHVSTILIETILQTEKNADTAKVYVNVNNSHFEIIAIEHAKLLLYNTFQYNTKEDFIYYILFALEQLNLNPETLDLLFIGDIEKDNSLYKIAYKYIRNISFGARQDSYEYLPESKSKHSNYTLIKSF; from the coding sequence ATGGCGATAACGAATAAAAATTCTAACAAACTAACTAATCTAGAATTGTCCATTCAAATAAGTTTGAGTGGACTTTCTTTTTGTACACTAAACCGAAATTCTAACACCATAACTTTTTTAAAGGAAATAGATTTTGATAAAAGACTTAACCCGTTAGAAGTTTTAGATGTTTTAAAAGAGCAATTTAGTACTGAGGATGAATTAAATAATAACTTTGAAAAAGTATGTATAATTCATGATAACGATTTATCTGCATTAGTTCCTAGCCCCTTATTCAATGAAGATAATTTAGCTGATTATTTAAAATTCAACTCTAAAATACTTAAGTCAGATTTCATTACGTATGACTCTATTCCTATAAACGATAGCGTAAATGTGTATGTACCATACATAAACATCAATAATTTTATTTACGACAAATTTGGAGCTTTTACTTTCAAGCATGTTTCAACTATTTTAATTGAAACTATCTTGCAAACTGAAAAAAATGCAGATACAGCAAAAGTATATGTAAATGTAAATAACAGTCATTTTGAAATTATTGCTATAGAGCATGCAAAACTATTGCTGTACAACACATTTCAATACAATACAAAAGAAGATTTTATTTACTATATTCTTTTTGCTTTAGAACAGCTAAATTTAAATCCTGAAACACTCGATTTACTTTTTATAGGAGATATTGAAAAAGATAATTCGCTTTACAAAATAGCATACAAATATATTAGAAATATAAGTTTTGGAGCTAGACAAGACTCATACGAATACTTACCTGAATCTAAGAGTAAACATTCAAATTACACTTTAATAAAAAGTTTTTAA
- a CDS encoding ATP-dependent RecD-like DNA helicase — MNASEFYSLIKQQFPFNPTIKQNIVLQQLSEFIFSKNSNALYLLKGYAGTGKTTIIGCIVNNLWKAKKSAVLMAPTGRAAKVISNYSNKEAFTIHKKIYFPKKEKGGGVKFVLQPNKHKNTIFIVDEASMIPDTPGESKLFENGSLLDDLMQYVYSGHQCKLLLIGDTAQLPPVKLDLSPALNEVTLDLNYNKQVTKMELDEVVRQEQNSGILFNATVLREALSNSMHDSFKFELSDFKDIVRLVDGYEIMDAINDAYSNLGNEETAIIVRSNKRANLYNQQIRSRILFNENELSAGDYLMVVKNNYFWIKPTTEAGFIANGDIIEVLEIFSITELYGFRFAEVKVRMVDYPRMRPFETVLLLDTIDAETPSLSYDDSNRLYQEVMKDFENESSNYKKFLKVKGNKHFNALQVKFSYAITCHKSQGGQWHTVFVEQPYLPNGIDKEYLRWLYTAVTRAKEKLYLIGFKDEFFEE; from the coding sequence ATGAACGCATCCGAATTCTATTCCCTTATAAAACAACAGTTTCCGTTTAATCCAACAATAAAACAAAATATTGTACTTCAGCAATTATCAGAATTTATTTTTAGTAAAAATTCAAATGCGCTCTATTTACTCAAAGGATATGCAGGAACAGGTAAAACCACTATTATTGGTTGTATAGTAAATAATTTATGGAAAGCTAAAAAAAGTGCTGTTTTAATGGCTCCAACAGGTAGAGCAGCAAAAGTGATATCTAATTACTCAAACAAAGAAGCATTTACCATTCATAAAAAAATATATTTTCCGAAGAAAGAAAAAGGCGGAGGCGTAAAATTTGTTTTGCAACCCAATAAACATAAAAACACCATTTTTATAGTAGATGAAGCGTCAATGATACCAGATACTCCTGGAGAATCAAAACTTTTTGAAAATGGTTCTTTACTTGACGATTTAATGCAGTATGTATATTCTGGTCACCAATGTAAATTATTATTAATAGGAGATACAGCTCAATTACCTCCTGTAAAATTAGATTTAAGTCCTGCTTTAAATGAAGTTACTCTAGATTTAAATTATAATAAACAGGTAACAAAAATGGAGTTGGATGAAGTTGTAAGACAAGAACAAAACTCAGGAATTCTTTTTAATGCAACGGTTTTGCGTGAAGCATTGTCAAATTCCATGCATGATTCGTTCAAATTTGAATTATCAGATTTTAAAGATATTGTAAGACTTGTTGATGGATACGAAATCATGGACGCTATTAACGATGCATACAGTAATTTAGGAAACGAAGAAACCGCCATTATAGTTAGGAGTAACAAACGTGCTAATTTGTATAATCAACAAATTAGAAGTCGTATTCTCTTCAATGAAAATGAATTATCAGCAGGTGATTATCTTATGGTGGTTAAAAATAATTACTTCTGGATAAAACCAACTACAGAGGCAGGTTTTATAGCAAATGGGGATATTATTGAAGTACTTGAAATTTTTAGTATCACAGAACTATATGGTTTTCGCTTCGCGGAAGTTAAAGTACGTATGGTTGATTATCCTAGAATGCGACCTTTTGAAACCGTTTTACTTTTAGACACTATTGATGCAGAAACACCTTCATTATCATATGATGATTCAAATAGATTATATCAAGAAGTAATGAAGGATTTTGAAAACGAATCCAGTAATTATAAGAAATTTTTAAAAGTAAAGGGTAACAAACATTTTAATGCTTTGCAGGTGAAATTCTCTTATGCTATAACATGTCATAAATCTCAAGGAGGGCAGTGGCATACGGTTTTTGTAGAGCAACCATATTTACCTAACGGCATTGATAAAGAATATTTACGTTGGTTATATACAGCAGTAACTAGGGCAAAAGAAAAATTGTATCTTATTGGTTTTAAAGATGAATTTTTTGAGGAATAG
- a CDS encoding DUF4126 domain-containing protein: MTFETIISICLGVGLAASVGFRVFLPLFALSLAAYFDVWQLNESWHWIGSTTALITLGAATIVEIVAYFIPYIDNLLDSISVPLAALAGTAIMLSTVADLSPVITWALAIIAGGGTAAAVAGTSSATRLTSTATTGGIANPIVSTVETGTSVVMSIVSIFLPILAIILVIIILFIIFRIYKKFKSSKA, encoded by the coding sequence ATGACATTCGAAACCATTATTAGTATTTGTCTTGGTGTTGGTCTTGCAGCATCAGTAGGATTTAGAGTATTTCTACCTTTATTTGCATTAAGTTTAGCAGCATATTTTGATGTTTGGCAACTAAATGAATCTTGGCATTGGATAGGTAGTACAACAGCATTAATCACTCTAGGAGCAGCAACCATTGTAGAAATAGTAGCTTACTTTATTCCATATATAGACAATTTATTAGATTCTATATCTGTGCCATTAGCAGCACTAGCAGGTACAGCAATAATGTTATCTACTGTAGCAGATTTAAGTCCAGTTATAACTTGGGCTTTAGCTATTATTGCTGGCGGAGGTACTGCAGCAGCTGTAGCAGGAACATCTAGTGCTACAAGACTAACATCAACAGCAACAACAGGAGGAATAGCAAATCCAATAGTTTCAACAGTAGAAACAGGCACTTCTGTTGTAATGTCTATTGTTTCAATCTTTTTGCCAATTTTAGCAATTATTCTGGTTATCATCATTTTATTTATAATTTTCAGAATTTATAAGAAGTTTAAATCATCTAAAGCTTAA
- the kdsB gene encoding 3-deoxy-manno-octulosonate cytidylyltransferase, with amino-acid sequence MKIISMIPARYSASRFPGKLMQDLGGKTVILRTYEATIATNLFDDVFVVTDSDIIYNEIVSHGGKALMSKKEHDCGSDRIAEAVENLDIDVVINVQGDEPFTDKESLNKLIEVFKNDPDKEVDLATLMVEIKDEDEINNPNTVKVVLDQSNFALYFSRSPIPYPRDKSAGAKYYKHKGVYAFRKQAILDFYKLPMKSLEASEKLEQLRYLEYGKRIKMVETDVQGVEIDTPEDLDRARKLWK; translated from the coding sequence ATGAAAATTATTTCAATGATTCCTGCGCGTTATAGTGCGTCACGATTTCCTGGTAAGCTCATGCAAGATCTTGGTGGGAAAACCGTAATCCTTAGAACATATGAAGCTACTATTGCTACAAATTTATTTGATGATGTTTTTGTAGTTACCGATAGTGATATTATTTACAACGAAATTGTAAGTCATGGAGGTAAAGCTTTAATGAGTAAAAAAGAACACGATTGCGGCAGCGATAGAATAGCTGAAGCTGTTGAAAATTTAGATATTGATGTAGTTATAAATGTTCAAGGTGATGAACCATTTACCGACAAAGAATCTTTAAATAAACTTATTGAAGTTTTTAAAAATGATCCTGATAAAGAGGTGGATTTAGCAACTTTAATGGTCGAAATAAAAGATGAAGACGAAATTAATAATCCTAATACGGTTAAAGTAGTTCTAGATCAATCAAATTTTGCTTTATATTTTTCAAGAAGCCCAATTCCGTATCCAAGAGATAAAAGTGCTGGTGCTAAATATTACAAGCATAAAGGCGTTTATGCTTTTAGAAAACAAGCCATTTTAGATTTCTATAAATTACCCATGAAGTCATTAGAAGCTTCAGAAAAATTAGAACAATTGCGCTATTTAGAATACGGTAAACGTATTAAAATGGTAGAAACTGATGTACAAGGTGTTGAAATTGATACTCCAGAAGATTTAGATCGTGCAAGAAAATTATGGAAATAA
- a CDS encoding HAD family hydrolase — protein MEINYKNIKVIGFDADDTLWVNETYFREAELEFARLLSEYETANKIDQELFKKEMENLPLYGYGVKAFVLSMVESALELSNFDLSNKTIQAILNIGKNMVEKPVELLDGVEEVLEHLSKKYRLILATKGDLLDQERKLEKSGLTKHFHHIEVLSDKKEANYSKLLNHLDINPSEFLMIGNSLKSDILPLVNIKANAIHVPFHTTWAHEMVSEKETNGKSYKTVKSLKDILKLLN, from the coding sequence ATGGAAATAAATTATAAAAATATAAAGGTTATTGGCTTTGATGCCGATGATACACTTTGGGTAAACGAAACCTATTTTCGTGAAGCAGAATTAGAGTTTGCCAGACTTTTGTCAGAATACGAAACGGCAAATAAAATAGATCAGGAACTGTTTAAAAAAGAAATGGAGAATTTACCATTGTACGGTTATGGTGTTAAAGCCTTTGTGCTTTCTATGGTAGAATCTGCTTTAGAATTGTCTAATTTTGATTTATCCAATAAAACCATTCAAGCCATTTTAAACATTGGTAAAAATATGGTAGAAAAGCCAGTAGAATTGCTAGATGGAGTAGAAGAAGTACTAGAACATCTATCAAAAAAATACCGTTTAATTTTAGCAACTAAAGGCGATTTATTAGACCAAGAACGAAAGTTAGAAAAATCAGGTTTAACTAAACATTTTCATCATATAGAAGTTTTAAGCGATAAAAAAGAGGCTAATTATTCTAAATTATTAAATCATTTAGATATTAATCCTTCAGAGTTTTTAATGATTGGTAATTCGTTGAAATCAGACATTTTACCACTAGTAAATATAAAAGCTAATGCTATACACGTGCCATTTCACACTACTTGGGCGCATGAAATGGTTAGTGAAAAGGAAACTAACGGGAAATCGTATAAAACAGTAAAAAGTTTAAAAGACATTTTAAAATTGCTAAATTAA
- a CDS encoding CatA-like O-acetyltransferase, whose product MRKININTWNRKQHYEHFSALADPYFGVVIPFNVTKAYNFSKENSISFFGKYLHDCMKAINDVENLRYRIENNNVVEYDVIHASSTMMREDKTFGFSFIDFDEDLNVFIKNVEAEKDRINNTQDLFPPKNGLDCIHCSAMPWLNFSGHKEPVSGAVESVPKIAFSKISNFENELMMNVSVNVNHALVDGYHVGLFSDKFQEYLNQ is encoded by the coding sequence TTGAGAAAAATAAATATAAATACTTGGAATAGAAAGCAACATTATGAGCATTTTTCTGCCTTAGCAGATCCTTATTTTGGAGTTGTAATTCCTTTCAATGTTACTAAGGCGTATAATTTTTCAAAAGAAAACAGTATTAGTTTTTTTGGGAAGTATTTACACGATTGCATGAAAGCCATTAATGATGTTGAAAACTTAAGATACAGAATAGAGAATAATAATGTTGTAGAGTATGATGTTATACATGCGTCATCTACCATGATGAGAGAAGACAAAACCTTTGGTTTTTCGTTTATTGATTTTGATGAAGATTTAAATGTTTTTATTAAAAATGTTGAAGCTGAAAAAGACAGAATTAATAATACTCAAGATTTGTTCCCACCAAAAAATGGTTTAGATTGCATTCATTGTTCGGCAATGCCTTGGCTTAATTTTTCGGGTCATAAAGAACCCGTTTCTGGTGCCGTAGAGTCTGTGCCTAAAATAGCTTTTAGTAAAATTAGTAATTTTGAGAATGAATTAATGATGAACGTTTCTGTAAATGTTAATCATGCATTGGTTGATGGTTATCATGTTGGATTATTTTCTGATAAATTTCAGGAATATCTCAACCAATAG
- a CDS encoding iron-containing alcohol dehydrogenase family protein → MSYKNFPMVPRIIFGRGSLNQINEVLAPKRLSINAPFIFLIDDVFKSNIWLTSRIQLSYGDRIIFVSSKEEPKTSQVDELVEDIILTSKERPSGIIGIGGGTLLDLAKAVSIMLTNNGEAKDYQGWDLVKNPAIYHVGIPTISGTGAEVSRTTVLTGPEKKLGINSDFTPFDQVILDSELTKGVAKNQWFYTGMDCYIHCIESLTGTYLNAFSESYGNMALDLCKQVFLEDNLSEVDAQEKLMMASWHGGMSIVYSQVGVAHAMSYGLSYLLGTKHGIGNCIVFNHLEEFYPEGVKLFKKMIEKHNIVLPQGVCADLNDREFDTMINIALGLEPLWENALGKNWKKIMTPQKLKSLYQKM, encoded by the coding sequence ATGAGTTATAAGAACTTTCCAATGGTGCCAAGAATTATTTTTGGTAGAGGTAGTCTTAATCAAATAAACGAAGTTTTAGCTCCAAAACGCTTAAGCATAAACGCTCCTTTTATCTTTTTAATTGATGATGTGTTTAAAAGCAATATCTGGCTTACTTCAAGAATACAATTATCATACGGAGACAGAATCATTTTTGTTTCTTCAAAAGAAGAACCTAAAACATCTCAAGTAGATGAGCTTGTTGAAGATATTATTTTAACATCAAAAGAACGACCTTCAGGAATTATTGGAATAGGAGGTGGTACCTTATTAGACTTAGCAAAAGCTGTATCTATTATGCTAACTAATAATGGTGAAGCTAAAGATTATCAGGGTTGGGATTTGGTTAAAAACCCAGCTATATATCATGTTGGAATTCCAACAATTTCTGGTACAGGTGCAGAAGTTTCCAGAACCACAGTGCTTACAGGTCCTGAAAAAAAATTAGGTATTAATTCAGATTTCACACCTTTTGATCAGGTTATTTTAGATTCAGAATTAACAAAAGGAGTTGCAAAAAATCAGTGGTTTTATACAGGTATGGATTGTTATATTCATTGTATAGAATCATTAACAGGTACCTATCTTAACGCTTTTAGTGAAAGCTATGGTAATATGGCTTTAGATTTATGTAAACAGGTGTTTTTAGAAGACAACCTATCTGAAGTTGATGCTCAAGAAAAATTGATGATGGCTTCATGGCACGGTGGAATGAGTATTGTGTACTCTCAAGTTGGTGTTGCTCATGCTATGAGTTATGGTTTATCTTATCTCTTGGGTACTAAACATGGCATAGGAAATTGTATAGTTTTTAATCATTTAGAAGAATTTTATCCGGAAGGTGTTAAGCTCTTCAAAAAAATGATAGAAAAACATAATATTGTTTTGCCTCAAGGTGTTTGTGCAGATTTAAACGACAGAGAATTTGATACCATGATAAATATTGCCTTAGGTTTAGAACCTCTTTGGGAAAATGCATTGGGTAAAAACTGGAAAAAAATAATGACACCTCAAAAATTAAAGTCACTTTATCAAAAGATGTAA
- a CDS encoding 1-acyl-sn-glycerol-3-phosphate acyltransferase, translated as MQWLAKFIYFKVLGWRVVGNTNISKKNIKKAIIIAAPHTSWHDFYMGVLLRSVLNIKTNFVGKKELFVFPFGWFFRALGGAPIDRHTKENKVEAIAKLFKDREEFRMTMAPEGTRKKVDKWRTGFYYIAKEAKVPIIMITFDFKNKQNKISEPFYPTDDIEADFKYIRGFYKGVEGKIAEYS; from the coding sequence ATGCAATGGTTAGCCAAATTTATTTATTTTAAAGTTTTAGGTTGGCGTGTTGTTGGTAATACAAATATTTCTAAGAAAAACATTAAAAAAGCTATTATTATAGCAGCACCACATACCAGTTGGCATGACTTCTATATGGGTGTTTTATTACGATCTGTATTAAACATTAAAACAAATTTTGTTGGTAAAAAAGAATTGTTTGTGTTTCCTTTTGGTTGGTTTTTCAGAGCTTTAGGTGGAGCACCTATAGATAGACATACAAAAGAAAATAAAGTTGAAGCTATAGCAAAGTTATTTAAAGATAGAGAAGAGTTTAGAATGACTATGGCTCCAGAAGGAACAAGAAAAAAAGTTGATAAATGGCGTACAGGTTTTTATTACATTGCTAAAGAAGCTAAAGTTCCTATTATTATGATAACATTTGATTTTAAGAATAAACAAAATAAAATCTCTGAGCCTTTTTATCCAACTGATGATATTGAAGCAGATTTCAAGTACATACGTGGTTTTTATAAAGGTGTTGAGGGTAAAATAGCAGAATATTCATAA
- a CDS encoding zinc-dependent metalloprotease, producing MKLQKSTIKFTSVIFTLFFLLVSYNTDAQNKKKKKKKDNTEVAATPPPKKSKEKTIKDLIKSSKEINGLFKIYQDTITGTVQMVISEDQLNKEYIHFSQIADGVMDAGRVNRGSYRGSKVFTVEKYFDKIEFITQNTSFYFDPENPISKSKDANISKGIMASLKIEAHDDKEGLYLIKADDLFLKETFSQVKPASRPGTPPTAFKLGSLDKGKTKIKSINNYPENTNLKVEYVYSSPSVLNGGSSAVSDGRNVSIKVFHSLIAMPENDFETRFDDPRVGYFTNQVTDQTSTSSTPYRDLINRWHLKKKNPEQAISEPVEPITWWMENSTPVEWRETIKEAVLQWNIAFEKAGFKNAIVVKQQPDDADWDAGDIRYNVLRWTASPQPPFGGYGPSMKNPKTGEIFGADIMLEYVHFTNRVFYDKVFELASIDKPFDASEYESNMYCSLGHEIHNEVLFANAVASFASASDLEMERIKKESMTALIMHEIGHTLGLNHNMKASQLFSPEQLEDASFIEGKCLTASVMDYAALNITRDRSKQGQYDDVTVGPYDIWAIQLGYTPFKSEADRQALLNESTKPEHIFGNDADDMRSPGKAIDPRVNVSDQSNNQIKWAIDRIELSNDLLKTAKNKFTKSGESYQELRRIYYLLSRQKGSAANTISRFIGGVYVDRAMAGQKGATQPYTPVSLTDQKRAMNALSKYVFAPNAFDAPNDLYNFLAMQRRGFGFFRAPEDPKIHDQVIGYQKNVLRHILHPNTLQRIVDSELYGNEYKLSSFMMDLNNAIFRADIYSSINSFRQNLQLEYTNMLIDMLTGKQSKEFNNSAKSMALYNLKAIRTMASPSGNVVSRAHKQHLRTLIDNALKEVK from the coding sequence ATGAAATTACAAAAAAGTACAATCAAATTCACCTCAGTAATTTTTACGCTTTTCTTTCTTTTAGTGTCTTATAATACTGATGCTCAAAACAAAAAAAAGAAAAAGAAAAAAGATAATACTGAAGTCGCTGCGACACCGCCTCCAAAAAAGTCTAAAGAAAAAACTATTAAAGACCTAATTAAATCTAGTAAGGAAATTAATGGGTTATTTAAAATTTACCAAGACACCATTACTGGAACAGTACAAATGGTTATTAGTGAAGATCAATTAAACAAAGAATATATTCATTTTAGTCAAATTGCCGATGGTGTAATGGATGCTGGAAGAGTAAACAGAGGATCCTACAGAGGATCTAAAGTTTTTACGGTTGAAAAATATTTTGATAAAATAGAATTTATAACTCAGAATACATCATTTTACTTTGATCCCGAAAATCCTATTTCTAAGTCAAAAGACGCCAATATTAGTAAAGGCATAATGGCCAGTTTAAAAATTGAGGCTCATGATGATAAAGAAGGGCTTTACCTGATTAAAGCCGACGATTTATTTTTAAAAGAAACGTTTTCGCAAGTAAAACCAGCTTCAAGACCTGGAACACCTCCAACAGCTTTTAAATTAGGCAGCCTTGATAAAGGAAAAACTAAAATAAAATCTATTAATAATTACCCCGAAAACACAAATCTTAAAGTTGAATATGTGTATTCTTCTCCTTCAGTTTTAAACGGAGGTTCTAGTGCTGTTTCAGATGGTAGAAATGTAAGTATTAAAGTATTTCATAGTTTAATTGCAATGCCAGAAAATGATTTTGAAACTCGTTTTGACGACCCTAGAGTTGGTTATTTCACTAATCAGGTTACAGATCAAACGTCTACAAGTTCAACACCTTATAGAGATTTAATTAATAGATGGCATTTAAAAAAGAAAAATCCAGAACAAGCTATATCTGAGCCTGTAGAACCAATTACATGGTGGATGGAAAACTCTACTCCTGTTGAGTGGCGTGAAACGATAAAAGAAGCTGTTTTACAATGGAATATAGCTTTTGAAAAAGCTGGATTTAAAAATGCAATTGTTGTAAAACAACAACCAGATGATGCCGATTGGGATGCTGGAGATATTAGATACAATGTTTTAAGATGGACAGCTTCTCCTCAACCTCCTTTTGGTGGTTACGGACCAAGTATGAAGAACCCTAAAACAGGTGAAATTTTTGGAGCAGATATTATGTTAGAATATGTTCACTTTACTAACAGAGTGTTTTATGATAAAGTTTTTGAATTAGCATCAATTGATAAACCCTTTGACGCTTCAGAGTATGAAAGCAACATGTATTGCTCTTTAGGTCATGAAATACATAATGAAGTTTTATTTGCCAATGCAGTAGCTTCGTTTGCTAGTGCTTCAGACTTAGAAATGGAACGCATTAAAAAAGAATCTATGACGGCTTTAATAATGCATGAAATAGGACATACATTAGGGTTAAATCATAATATGAAAGCTAGTCAGTTGTTTTCTCCAGAGCAATTGGAAGATGCTAGTTTTATTGAAGGAAAATGTTTAACAGCTTCTGTAATGGATTATGCTGCTTTAAATATTACAAGAGATAGAAGTAAACAAGGCCAATATGATGATGTAACCGTTGGTCCTTATGATATTTGGGCTATTCAATTAGGATATACACCTTTTAAATCTGAAGCGGATAGACAAGCGTTATTAAATGAATCTACCAAGCCAGAACACATTTTTGGAAATGATGCAGATGATATGCGTTCTCCAGGAAAAGCGATTGACCCTAGAGTAAATGTTTCAGATCAATCCAATAATCAAATTAAATGGGCTATTGATAGAATTGAACTTTCTAATGATTTATTAAAAACTGCTAAAAATAAATTTACTAAATCTGGTGAATCTTATCAGGAATTAAGACGTATTTACTACTTATTAAGCAGACAAAAAGGTTCTGCTGCAAATACCATTTCCAGATTTATAGGAGGTGTTTATGTAGATAGAGCTATGGCTGGTCAAAAAGGCGCTACACAACCTTATACACCAGTGAGTTTAACCGATCAAAAAAGAGCAATGAATGCTTTAAGTAAGTATGTTTTTGCACCAAATGCTTTTGATGCACCAAATGATTTATATAATTTCTTAGCAATGCAACGTAGAGGTTTTGGATTTTTTAGAGCTCCTGAAGATCCTAAAATTCATGATCAAGTAATAGGGTATCAAAAAAATGTTTTAAGACATATATTACACCCTAACACTTTACAACGTATTGTTGATTCAGAATTATATGGAAATGAGTACAAATTATCCTCATTTATGATGGATTTAAATAATGCTATTTTTAGAGCTGACATCTATAGTAGTATAAATTCATTTAGACAAAATTTACAATTAGAATACACTAATATGTTAATTGATATGTTAACCGGTAAACAAAGTAAAGAATTTAATAATAGCGCTAAATCTATGGCCTTATATAATTTAAAGGCTATTAGAACTATGGCTTCACCTTCTGGAAATGTTGTGTCAAGAGCGCATAAACAACATTTAAGAACGCTTATTGATAATGCTTTAAAAGAAGTTAAATAA
- a CDS encoding NYN domain-containing protein: MIKDTKIAVLIDGDNIPSKYISEMMEEINKYGTPTIKRIYGDWTKPHLSKWKNILLENAITPIQQYGYTTGKNATDSAMIIDAMDILYSEKVNGFCLVSSDSDFTKLATRLREAGMVVYGMGEKKTPNPFIVACDKFIYLEILESDDDESEKGVKGSKAKKTNLYNITPKVIRLLKNSVDDAADDDGWAFLGDVGSLIIKKQPNFDSRNFGFQKLTPLFKSLPQFEMEQRDQANARFKLIYVRNKK, from the coding sequence ATGATAAAAGACACAAAAATTGCCGTATTAATAGATGGAGATAATATACCATCAAAGTATATTTCTGAAATGATGGAAGAGATCAATAAATACGGAACACCAACAATAAAAAGAATATACGGTGATTGGACAAAACCGCACCTATCTAAATGGAAAAACATTTTACTTGAAAATGCTATAACACCAATTCAGCAATATGGTTATACCACAGGAAAAAATGCAACGGACTCTGCAATGATAATTGATGCGATGGATATTTTATATTCTGAAAAAGTTAATGGATTTTGTTTAGTATCCTCAGATAGTGATTTTACTAAGCTTGCTACACGTTTGCGAGAAGCAGGTATGGTAGTTTATGGCATGGGTGAGAAGAAAACTCCAAACCCGTTTATTGTGGCCTGCGATAAATTTATTTATTTAGAAATTCTTGAAAGTGATGATGATGAAAGTGAAAAAGGAGTAAAAGGAAGTAAAGCCAAAAAAACAAACTTATACAATATTACACCTAAAGTAATAAGGCTTCTTAAAAATTCTGTTGATGATGCGGCTGATGATGATGGTTGGGCATTTTTAGGTGATGTTGGTTCATTAATAATCAAAAAACAACCTAATTTTGATTCTCGTAATTTTGGTTTTCAAAAATTAACACCACTTTTTAAATCGTTACCACAATTTGAAATGGAACAACGAGACCAAGCAAATGCTAGGTTTAAATTGATTTATGTAAGAAATAAGAAGTAA